In the genome of Fusarium poae strain DAOMC 252244 chromosome 1, whole genome shotgun sequence, the window CTTTTCCGATAATTATCTACCCTAAGGCTTGACAATAAATTATCATTAAGCccagtaccttagtacctataAGCAAAGCTGCAACTCGATCAGCTTCTACTGTGATTGATCTAGTATAGCCCTATTAGGCATCCCTGACATCATATCTATATCCCCTGTCAGCTGCTATGGAACCACTTGGTTCCGTAGGTATTTGACACATCTGACAGCAGCTCCATCCCTAGTTAGATGCTGACTGCAATCTTCTCACCATATTCTATTGTCCTCTCCGCTCTTCTCCTGTCACAAAATAAGCATGCACTGTAATTTGTAGATCTATAAACAAATCGGCGCCTCCGGGTTGATGAACCTGATGTGACAGGCTTGATGTGGGGAGTGGGAGCGGGAGTGGAGAAAAGATGCAAGGAGGGAGGGTATCATCGAGTGCTGAAAGCAGCAACTTCAGCGAATTTGTGTTGGCTATTCTATACGATCAAGTATGTAACTACTGCATCTCGGCTGGTTTCAAGAGAGAGTATGTGCTGCACTATCCTCTAGAGTCTGTTCCAGAAGTATTCTTCCGTTACAGCTTTCGAAAGACTTGCCAAATGTGAACATTACAGACAGTACAGTAAAAATATGCATGCATTTCTGATGATCTACGTTACATGCATTTTACATGCCATATCTTGCAGCAATATGACATGTAGAGAGTGAGTAACCAGCAAAAGCTGGGCAGAATAGCATAAGGAACCGAAAACTTGGTTTCTGGAAACCTGTCAAATTTTAGTTAGGCAGAGAAGGCCTtacttttcttcttttttcccaAATTTTATTTGATCGATTTCTCAGATTTCGATCGATCTCGCTACCAAGTACTCTCTGCTGATCTGCTGCGTTGTACTGAATGTGTTTGCTTTTTCCTGGAGCTTTGTCTCTAGATCCTGGCACTCAGCACTCAGCTGTAACAGCCAGCAGGAGAAATGTCTCACTTGGAGGCtgcaaaaaaagaaagcgCAAGTCACGATTGGTTAGAATCCTAGGCAGTCTGATGGATACTGCAGTTCCTGCATACATGGTGTAAATGAGAAAGAGAGCCTTTCGCATGAAATCATTGAGTGAGCTgcagagaaaaaaagaaatatattcaTACTCAATATTAATACCATAGTAACGCGCTGCCGGCTGTAATAAATGCCGTCACTGAATAGGCAAGACGCTAGAATTCAATTCGTTCAGGATCCTGTCTTTTCAGTTACAAGACTTATACCATATTGTTCAGGGCTCAATACACCGTCATGGCTTACATCTGATATCCATATTAACTACAACCCttcaacaaaacaaaacaaaaacaattCCACGGGGATACCGATACAGCGTGTTTTACTGTACCACGCAATTCAGCCGTCATCCTAGCCCAGTCCAGCCCGCCAAATTTATAATTGGgtattttttaatctatCGTGGACCGTATCAAACCCCCTGCACAAAAGCAACGAGTATACAGAATTTCATCCcaacaagccaagccagCCAGGCCTTGCGGATCCTCTCAGAGAGCCTCCCTTCCTTTACTTAGTTACTTATATGTAATGTGCATCTCCAGATCTGTCTCGTCTCTCAAACCTCAAACTTGGTGTCTTGCAATGTTACATGtcactatataattattacacaacacgacactacactacACCCCCATCACATTCCTTTAATCATATCCATTACCTTAATTGCCCACGATGGTTTCGGAGTTTACATCAACCGAGAGCAACGCGATGCAGATCTATGCTCCAAGCATtgctttctttcttgttACACCTCTTTTCATAGCTTTCCGATTCTGGAGTCGCATAACACGGAGAACGGGACTAGGCTGGGATGACATGAccattataatatcttttgtAAGTGCTTGTCCACTAGAAATCTTCGCAAGAGACTATACTAACAATGACGACGCAGTCATGTGCTGTGGCTGTTCAGACCATCATGATGGTCGCATGTAATTACGGCTTTGGCCAACATATCAAGACGTTGACCACAAGTGACAAGATAATATCACTCAAGGTATACATCATACTCAAGCAACGAATACGTCTCCAGCTGTACTAACTGGAATTAGCTATACTATATTGCCCAGATCTTCTACAAGCTCACCATGAACCTGGCCAAGATCTCAATGCTCCTGCTCTACCTCCGCATCTTCGTCCACAGATGGTTTCGCAGGTGCTGCTTTACCCTCATGGGTCTTGTCACCTGTTACATGATAACCGCAGTGGCCCTGTCTATCTTGCAATGCTACCCCATCAGCGGCGCCTGGGATAGGTCGTTGCCTCCAACTTGCATCGATTTGGAAAAGTTCTGGCTTGCAAACGCGGGCTTCTCTATAGCCTCAGACACTTTGATATTGATGCTTCCCATGCATCCTATCTGCACTAGCAATCTCTCAGTCGCTCAAAAGCGAGGGCTCATTATGCTTCTCGCTACAGGCGGTGGTCTGTAAGTGAAACTCCAAGACAAGCAACCCTAAAGTCGGGTATTTTTAGCTAACGCCTGTCTCCCAAGTGTTATAACAACGTCTATCGTGCGCATGACAACTCTCACATTCTCGGCCAAAACTCCCGATACAACTTGTATGTTCCTCCCTCATCGCAACACATGCTTTACCAGTACTGACATTCTTCCTAGTCGACATCAGTTCCATCATGTGGTCTATCATCGAGCAAAACTTGGCCATCATCTGCACATGCCTACCAATGTGTCGCCTACCCATCGCCACACGCTTTCCACTTTGGGTCTCAGAGTCAGAGTTGACAACACCTGATACCTCTGAGCCTGCCGACCCATCTAAACGTCAGACTAGACGGTGGAGTCCTTACACCGGGCCCAGGAACGTACAAGGGATCACGCGAAGCATAGTCATCACCAACGACGAAACGAGTGACGAACTCGCATTGGATCCAGCGGAGAGAACATTTACCATGTCAACAATGTCGAGCGATATTGGTGCGATACGGAAGATTGTTGAGTATGAAATCACATTTGAGACTGCATCCGATGCCAACTCCTAGTTACATTTCACATGGTTAGGGTCTTACTGGTTTAAGGACCGATTGACATACTGCTATACGCAGAGCATTTCTTTTGTTTAATTTTTTTGACGGGCGTATATTGATTTAAAAGCGAAGCGAAGCGTTTACCAAGGATTCATTACGAGGCATTTAGACTTTAAATTTTCTTTTGTACAGATGTGATATACATTTAGATAGGTAGCCAAAGACCATGCAGGATTAGCTCATGCCCTCCATAAATTCAACACGATCAAGAATCATCTGGCGGTATCCCATGTACTCCTTGAGACCCTCCCATTCAGGTCCAGACTCCTCTCCGTGCCTCCAAGGTTCCTTGAATCCCCAGGCACATGCAATTTTGTCCATTGCCGCTCGCTCCTCTTCTCTCATCCAACGGGTTCGCAGCGGCGTACCAGGTGCCCATGTCACACGCTTCATCTGGTCCTTGTTACTCAGCTTGGCAATCATTCCCATCGATCCTACAACCATGAAGTATCCGGAAATACCAGCAATGCCAATTCCCGTTGCCGTCGACACGTCCATTGTGTTTTGCCAGTATGTGGCATATGCGGTTGCAAGACCGAAGATGCCAAATGGGAGGGTACCCAGGGCGAGGGCAGGAGTAGTGGCGTTCTTGATAAGTTTCTGGCGCTTAAAGGCGGGAAGACTGAATGAGGCCTCTACGATACCGAGAGCTGCGTCCAGGTGCTTGAAATCAATGGCAGTCTGAAGGGCCATATCGGCAACGTCCTTCTCAATGGCCTTGACTGCTGCGTTGGGATTTGACGACACATATTGAACTACACCATTCTTCACCACAGGCTTCTTTTTGGTCGCATACATTTCGAATACAGCGGGGAGCGACTCGGGTCGACCAAGCGAGGACTGAATGGCGACGTAAAGCTCAAGGAAAGCGGGCGTGATCTCGACATTGGGTTGCGAAATGATAGCGTACGCCGAGTATGAAATCTTCTTGACGCTATCGGCCAACCCCGCATCCATGGTGTTTGGTCTCTGGCCAGTTCGCTCTGCTCCCAATTCCATGAGCTTTGACGTTGATGCTCTTGATTGAGCCTCAGCTCTGTGGATCTGCGGCTGAAGAGCCTGAGCAGCCTTGAGGCATGTCTCGAGGGCCGCGGTCGTCAATTGCTTCGCCGGGATACCATCAGTCGCAAGAAACTTCTTCTTTGTGCTTTCCACGATGTTTGCCAGTTGTGTTGGATCGGTCAGTTGTCTGGGGACTTTCTCCGCATCAGCGGGCTGAATGTTGAGATCAGGATATGTCGAAGATGTTGCAGCCCATCGTGTACTTGTTCCTCTAATCTCAGACTTTCGGCTGTGGCGGACAGTGGCTAGAAGAGCTCCGCTGACAAAGGCTTGGTTGGCGATTGTAGGCGCTGGTGTGAAGGCGCATCGTAAGCAGACATTGCCAATTTTACGAGCGGGTAGGCGAGACATTGTGAGTAATCCGGAGcggtgatgttgatgattgtGCGCTTTTAACCCCGGCTTTTAACCTTTCACTGATTGCCTGCCTGCGTCGTTCCCTGGAGCAAATTTTCTCCCCACCTCAGTTGTCGTTGATGCTATTCAGAAACTACCTAGCCCGACTCTGAAATTCGCAAGTCATGATACGCGAGCGGGAGGACCCACATGTCCATGAGTGACAAACGTTGATAGGCCTGTGGCTTGATAGGAACTGGGGAGATAAGTTGAACAATTTACTGATATAGTTAATTTCTCAATTATGCGTTAGCAATTGACTTAATCATAACTTCAAGGAGTATCCATGAATATCAGAACACCTGAATAGACTGATCATGCGTACCAGGCACGGATACTCATAGAAACCAGTCGTCGTGACTCTTTAAGCTGTATCTCCAAGGAACTTGGGCACTAGAACAAAGCGGGGCGCAGCCCAGCGTGTCCACTGTAAGGGAAGTAGCGGTGCTGCCCTCCATCTTCTGCGGGCAGCGAGCGTTCCATTGGCCATGACGAAACATGATGTGGCTCTTGCCTTTGGATATCCGATCTCAACTGATTCAGCATTCCAGGGTACAACTTCAACCTCTTTATATCTGATCTTTAGCCGGGCCTTACTTATCACTGCTGCCTCGCCTGGCTGCGCTGTGCTGTAGACTCTCATATATCACCCAGGATCTGGGCACTCCACCGTTTTAGTCCGAGGTCCCCGAATCGCCTAGCTCTCATTCATCCTACCGACGACATCTGAACTTGTTCGCGACACCACACTCGAGGTTTCCGACGTCACAAACCACCTTCGCGAtgcctcctccacctccaccacccCCTCCGCCGCCACCTGGTGGTATGGGTGGTCCTCCACctccgcctcctcctcccccagGAGGTCTTCCTGGACGTCcagcagcaggagcaggTAACAGGGTATGTCCGTCCATAGCGAAGACCTGCGCCAGTTTGAATAGAAACTCACAACTCCTTCCAGGGCGCTCTTCTGTCAGATATTCATAAAGGCAGAGCCCTCAAGAAAGCTGTCACCAACGACCGTTCGGCACCAGTAGTTGGGAAAGTGTCCGACTCCTCCGCTGGCCCCCCTATTGGCGGCGCGCCTCCTGTCCCGAAAATCGGTGGTGCTCCTCCTGTTCCTGGCCTGGCGCCATCAGTCCCTGGAAACCGGGCAAGAAGTAACAGCGACCAAGGATCTCGCGACTCTACCACAACTACCGATGCCGTGCCGCAGCTGGGTGGACTGTTCGCAGGGGGGATGCCcaagctgaagaagagggGAGGAGGTGTAGATACAGGCGCCAATTCCGAGTCTTCTTATCGATCCGATTCCGAAACCATCACCTCCGCACCCAGGCCTCCTGCTGCTTCAGCGCCAAGACCACCTTCAGCTGTTGCGCCAGCAATTCCTGGACGAGGGCCTCCAGTACCGCCTCCAGGAGGAGCAGCAGGCTTGAGGAAGACAACGCCGATGGGATCCAAGCCTCCGCCTCCCCCTATAGGGAAGAAGCCGCCTCCACTGCCGACATCGCGGAAGCCCTCATCTATGTCGCTGCCACCCTCTGCATCCTCACCAAACTTGGTACCTTCAGCCCCCCCTCCTCCACCGCCTTCAAGTCACGCACCAgctgctcctcctccacctcctcccTCTGCGGCTCCTCCACCCCCTAGTCAATCTCCAGGATCTCGGTCTTCGGTACCACC includes:
- a CDS encoding hypothetical protein (TransMembrane:7 (o15-36i48-73o93-115i127-150o170-193i205-223o243-263i)) — translated: MVSEFTSTESNAMQIYAPSIAFFLVTPLFIAFRFWSRITRRTGLGWDDMTIIISFSCAVAVQTIMMVACNYGFGQHIKTLTTSDKIISLKLYYIAQIFYKLTMNLAKISMLLLYLRIFVHRWFRRCCFTLMGLVTCYMITAVALSILQCYPISGAWDRSLPPTCIDLEKFWLANAGFSIASDTLILMLPMHPICTSNLSVAQKRGLIMLLATGGGLVITTSIVRMTTLTFSAKTPDTTFDISSIMWSIIEQNLAIICTCLPMCRLPIATRFPLWVSESELTTPDTSEPADPSKRQTRRWSPYTGPRNVQGITRSIVITNDETSDELALDPAERTFTMSTMSSDIGAIRKIVEYEITFETASDANS
- a CDS encoding hypothetical protein (TransMembrane:2 (i279-301o313-333i)~BUSCO:32326at5125), translating into MSRLPARKIGNVCLRCAFTPAPTIANQAFVSGALLATVRHSRKSEIRGTSTRWAATSSTYPDLNIQPADAEKVPRQLTDPTQLANIVESTKKKFLATDGIPAKQLTTAALETCLKAAQALQPQIHRAEAQSRASTSKLMELGAERTGQRPNTMDAGLADSVKKISYSAYAIISQPNVEITPAFLELYVAIQSSLGRPESLPAVFEMYATKKKPVVKNGVVQYVSSNPNAAVKAIEKDVADMALQTAIDFKHLDAALGIVEASFSLPAFKRQKLIKNATTPALALGTLPFGIFGLATAYATYWQNTMDVSTATGIGIAGISGYFMVVGSMGMIAKLSNKDQMKRVTWAPGTPLRTRWMREEERAAMDKIACAWGFKEPWRHGEESGPEWEGLKEYMGYRQMILDRVEFMEGMS
- a CDS encoding hypothetical protein (BUSCO:57494at5125), which translates into the protein MPPPPPPPPPPPPGGMGGPPPPPPPPPGGLPGRPAAGAGNRGALLSDIHKGRALKKAVTNDRSAPVVGKVSDSSAGPPIGGAPPVPKIGGAPPVPGLAPSVPGNRARSNSDQGSRDSTTTTDAVPQLGGLFAGGMPKLKKRGGGVDTGANSESSYRSDSETITSAPRPPAASAPRPPSAVAPAIPGRGPPVPPPGGAAGLRKTTPMGSKPPPPPIGKKPPPLPTSRKPSSMSLPPSASSPNLVPSAPPPPPPSSHAPAAPPPPPPSAAPPPPSQSPGSRSSVPPPPPPPPPGANHATSSLAAQATLRAAGQASPNAAPPPPPASAPSPPPPTTRSRGSSLRHSMLDPSMFTLTANGGKSPSPTHSPSQTPSGGHIEIHDPRWQFKDEGLFPKPRDFVGGTRRYRAGRGSSIPLDLSAL